A region of Mesorhizobium sp. AR02 DNA encodes the following proteins:
- a CDS encoding rhomboid family intramembrane serine protease, protein MFIPLYDTNRLRHIRLQYVTIGLIVVNALVYCATALGGENFTNAAVLGLGFIPSVVHNTAELDPRFVIIPESLSYLTYSFLHADIFHLGGNMLFLWVFGDNVEDALGHIRYLIFYLLCAIAGAAFQGLVAWDSQVPLIGASGAIAGVVVAYLILYPRVKVWVLAFARIPLRIPAFIPLILWVLFQVFMFAAGGEDQISWACHIGGIIAGAVLVLVLRSRGVPLFAGADEDTAVPTSDQPPVAAEPAAPEPPATTTRWGRGNPSGPN, encoded by the coding sequence ATGTTCATCCCGCTTTACGACACCAACAGGCTGCGCCACATCCGCCTGCAATATGTGACGATCGGGCTGATCGTGGTCAACGCGCTGGTCTATTGCGCGACGGCACTGGGCGGCGAGAATTTCACCAATGCGGCCGTGCTTGGGCTCGGCTTCATTCCGTCCGTCGTTCACAACACGGCCGAACTCGACCCTCGCTTTGTCATCATCCCCGAAAGCCTGAGCTACCTCACCTATTCCTTCCTGCACGCCGATATCTTCCATCTCGGCGGCAACATGCTGTTCCTGTGGGTGTTCGGCGACAATGTCGAGGACGCGCTCGGTCACATCCGCTACCTGATCTTCTATCTCCTGTGCGCCATCGCCGGCGCCGCCTTCCAGGGCCTTGTCGCCTGGGATTCGCAGGTACCGCTGATCGGTGCTTCCGGCGCCATTGCCGGCGTGGTCGTCGCCTATTTGATCCTCTATCCCCGGGTGAAGGTCTGGGTGCTTGCCTTTGCCCGCATCCCGCTGCGCATTCCGGCCTTCATCCCGCTTATCCTGTGGGTGCTGTTCCAGGTCTTCATGTTCGCCGCTGGTGGCGAGGACCAGATTTCCTGGGCCTGCCACATCGGCGGCATCATTGCAGGCGCCGTGCTGGTGCTTGTCCTGCGCAGCCGCGGCGTGCCGCTTTTTGCCGGCGCGGACGAGGATACCGCGGTTCCCACGTCAGACCAGCCGCCGGTTGCTGCCGAACCAGCGGCGCCTGAACCGCCGGCCACCACGACGCGCTGGGGCCGGGGAAACCCCTCTGGCCCAAACTGA
- a CDS encoding DMT family transporter, with protein sequence MQSIKRFIPATFVVLWATGFIGARYAMPWAEPFTFLAARFVIAAILLAVLMPVLGSKRATRKETLHATGAGVLMHGVYLGAVFWAIHRGMPAGFSALIVGLQPLITAVLAGKFLGEAILPRHWLGLGIGLIGIVIVLWPKLGALGGGVTAATLTASLVSVLGMSAGTIWQKRFASSGDLVAATMWQYVGGASLMILAALAFETHIVIINGELIFAMAWLVLVLSLGAIFLLMVMIRDGEMSKVASLFYLVPAVTAIIAWALFDEQLNALQIVGMAITTFGVGLATARQAKGRIEELRN encoded by the coding sequence ATGCAAAGCATCAAGCGGTTCATCCCCGCCACCTTCGTCGTCCTGTGGGCGACCGGCTTCATCGGCGCCCGCTACGCCATGCCGTGGGCGGAGCCGTTCACCTTCCTCGCCGCGCGTTTCGTCATCGCCGCCATCCTGCTGGCTGTCCTGATGCCCGTGCTGGGTTCGAAACGAGCCACCCGCAAGGAGACGCTGCACGCCACCGGCGCCGGCGTGCTCATGCATGGCGTCTATCTCGGCGCCGTCTTCTGGGCCATCCACCGGGGCATGCCGGCCGGGTTTTCGGCCCTGATCGTTGGCCTGCAGCCGCTGATCACGGCGGTGCTTGCCGGCAAGTTTCTCGGCGAGGCCATCCTGCCGCGCCACTGGCTTGGCCTTGGCATCGGCCTGATCGGCATCGTCATCGTGCTGTGGCCGAAGCTCGGGGCGCTCGGCGGCGGTGTGACCGCGGCGACACTGACCGCATCCCTGGTCTCGGTGCTTGGCATGAGCGCCGGCACCATCTGGCAGAAGCGCTTTGCTTCCAGCGGTGACCTCGTCGCGGCGACCATGTGGCAATATGTCGGCGGCGCCTCGCTGATGATCCTGGCCGCGCTTGCCTTCGAGACGCACATCGTCATCATCAACGGCGAACTGATCTTCGCCATGGCCTGGCTGGTGCTGGTGCTGTCGCTCGGCGCCATCTTCCTGCTGATGGTGATGATCCGCGACGGCGAGATGTCGAAAGTCGCCTCGCTGTTCTACCTGGTGCCGGCGGTGACGGCGATCATCGCCTGGGCACTGTTCGACGAACAGCTCAACGCGCTGCAGATTGTCGGCATGGCGATCACGACCTTCGGCGTTGGCCTGGCAACGGCGCGGCAGGCCAAGGGAAGAATTGAGGAACTGAGGAACTGA
- a CDS encoding YihY/virulence factor BrkB family protein — translation MLRNIVALRRVLYDALGHFNTDDGWAMASHLAITSLMALFPFLIFATTLGSFLGAQAFADTAVHLVFDTWPDQIAKPIAHEVLNVLTVRRTDLLTYGVLLAAYFASNGIEALRTSLNRAYRVTETRGIIYRRVQSIFFVLIATAGFLAISVLLVFAPLLARLAEAHFEWIKPYTGTITLWRYVIASAVIIGGLFAVHYWLPAGKRRFVSLVPGIVFTLAAWLIGSTMFATYLDHFSSYVTTYAGLASIMIAVVFLYIVSAIFILGGELNAAISRYLEARARVG, via the coding sequence TTGCTGCGGAATATTGTCGCCCTGCGCCGCGTGCTCTACGACGCGCTCGGCCATTTCAACACCGATGACGGCTGGGCAATGGCCAGCCATCTGGCGATCACCTCGCTGATGGCGCTGTTTCCGTTCCTGATCTTCGCCACGACGCTGGGCAGCTTCCTTGGCGCCCAAGCCTTTGCCGACACGGCCGTGCACCTGGTCTTCGACACCTGGCCGGATCAGATCGCCAAGCCGATCGCGCATGAGGTGCTGAACGTGCTGACCGTCCGGCGCACCGACCTGTTGACCTACGGCGTGCTGCTCGCCGCCTACTTTGCCTCGAACGGCATCGAGGCGCTGCGCACGTCGCTCAACCGCGCCTATCGCGTCACCGAGACGCGCGGCATCATCTATCGCCGCGTGCAGAGCATCTTCTTCGTGCTGATCGCCACCGCCGGTTTCCTGGCGATCAGCGTGCTTCTGGTGTTCGCGCCCTTGCTGGCGCGGCTGGCGGAAGCTCATTTCGAGTGGATCAAACCCTATACCGGCACGATCACGCTGTGGCGCTACGTCATTGCCTCAGCCGTCATCATCGGCGGGTTGTTTGCCGTGCATTACTGGTTGCCGGCCGGCAAGCGCCGCTTCGTCTCGCTGGTGCCGGGCATCGTCTTCACACTGGCGGCATGGCTTATCGGCTCGACGATGTTCGCCACCTATCTCGACCATTTCTCGTCTTATGTGACGACCTATGCTGGTCTGGCCTCGATCATGATCGCGGTGGTTTTCCTCTACATCGTCTCGGCGATCTTCATCCTCGGCGGCGAACTCAACGCCGCGATCAGCCGCTATCTGGAGGCACGTGCCCGGGTCGGATGA
- a CDS encoding SDR family oxidoreductase → MATLGETTSPTAQELRTIIITGASSGIGAYCARALKAEGWRVFATARKPEDIAALESDGIEAFYLDYSEPDSITALVASVLDRTGGRLDALFNNGAYAQAGAVEDLSVAALKEQFEVNFFGWHDLTCRLVPVMRRQGHGRLVHCSSILGLVPVRFRGAYSASKHALEALMLCQRQELEGSGVHVSLIEPGPVKSKIASNGLPWFLKNIDIENSVHSADYAAQLERLRAGGSQSVLKPGPEVVYKVLRHALLSRRPRPHYVVTVPAKIGAALKRILPASMLYRLMAKRA, encoded by the coding sequence ATGGCAACCCTTGGCGAAACCACGAGTCCGACAGCGCAGGAGTTGCGCACCATCATCATCACCGGCGCCTCGTCCGGCATAGGTGCATATTGCGCCCGGGCACTCAAGGCGGAAGGCTGGCGGGTCTTTGCAACGGCCCGAAAACCCGAGGACATCGCTGCCCTCGAAAGCGACGGCATCGAGGCTTTCTACCTCGATTACAGCGAACCGGACTCGATCACTGCCTTGGTGGCTTCAGTGCTCGACCGCACCGGCGGCCGGCTGGACGCGCTCTTCAACAACGGCGCCTACGCCCAGGCCGGCGCTGTCGAGGACCTGTCCGTGGCTGCGCTCAAGGAGCAATTTGAGGTCAATTTCTTCGGCTGGCACGACTTGACCTGCCGTCTCGTGCCGGTGATGCGCCGCCAGGGCCATGGCCGCCTCGTCCATTGCTCATCGATCCTTGGTCTCGTGCCGGTACGTTTTCGTGGCGCCTATTCGGCGTCGAAACATGCGCTCGAGGCGCTGATGCTCTGTCAGCGCCAGGAACTGGAAGGCAGCGGCGTCCATGTTTCGCTGATCGAACCGGGGCCGGTGAAATCGAAGATCGCCAGCAACGGCCTGCCCTGGTTCCTGAAAAACATCGACATCGAGAATTCCGTGCACAGCGCCGACTATGCCGCGCAGCTGGAGCGACTGCGCGCCGGCGGCAGCCAGTCGGTGCTGAAGCCCGGACCGGAAGTGGTCTACAAGGTTCTGCGCCATGCACTTCTGTCGCGGCGCCCGCGCCCGCACTATGTGGTAACGGTGCCGGCTAAGATCGGCGCGGCGCTCAAACGCATACTGCCGGCATCGATGCTCTACCGCCTGATGGCCAAACGCGCCTGA
- a CDS encoding twin transmembrane helix small protein — translation MATVFNILAILVMAAVVIVLIRGLINMMRGGSGVTSNKLMQARVMLQAVALVLILLAVYFTRK, via the coding sequence ATGGCAACCGTCTTCAACATCCTCGCCATTCTGGTCATGGCCGCCGTGGTGATCGTGCTGATCCGTGGCCTCATCAACATGATGCGCGGCGGCTCCGGCGTCACCTCGAACAAGCTGATGCAGGCGCGCGTCATGCTGCAGGCCGTGGCGCTGGTGCTGATTCTGCTCGCGGTGTATTTCACCCGCAAGTGA
- a CDS encoding cob(I)yrinic acid a,c-diamide adenosyltransferase, translated as MVKLNKIYTRTGDDGTTGLGTGERRLKSDLRVDAYGTVDEANACIGIARVHTVASHPAIDAMLSRIQNDLFDLGADLAVPDDGKPLGYEPLRIVAAQTDRVEKDIDLLNKDLQPLKSFVLNGGTPAAAALHLARTVARRAERLMVALAQDPGEHVNRDGLKYINRVSDFLFVAARAVNDNGNADVLWVPGKNR; from the coding sequence GTGGTCAAGCTCAACAAGATCTACACCCGCACCGGCGATGATGGCACCACGGGTCTCGGCACCGGAGAGCGTCGGCTGAAATCCGATCTGCGCGTGGACGCCTACGGCACGGTCGACGAGGCCAATGCCTGCATCGGCATCGCGCGGGTCCACACAGTAGCTAGCCATCCGGCGATCGACGCCATGCTGTCGCGCATCCAGAACGATCTCTTCGACCTCGGCGCCGATCTGGCCGTGCCTGACGACGGCAAGCCGCTCGGCTATGAGCCGCTGCGCATCGTGGCCGCGCAGACCGATCGTGTGGAAAAGGACATCGACCTCCTCAACAAGGACCTCCAGCCACTCAAATCCTTCGTGCTCAACGGCGGCACGCCGGCGGCAGCTGCCCTGCATCTCGCGCGCACCGTGGCGCGGCGGGCCGAACGGCTGATGGTGGCGCTTGCCCAGGATCCAGGCGAACACGTCAACCGCGACGGGCTGAAATACATCAACCGCGTCTCGGATTTCCTGTTTGTCGCCGCCCGGGCGGTCAATGACAATGGAAATGCCGACGTGCTATGGGTTCCCGGCAAGAACCGCTGA